A region from the Nostoc sp. HK-01 genome encodes:
- a CDS encoding coenzyme F420 hydrogenase/dehydrogenase beta subunit-like protein, with protein MTSVDSSKHTKAKALKPGSRRPAKELCSECGLCDTYYIHYVKEACAFINQQIDTLEEQSHSRSRNLDNPEELYFGVHQEMMAAKKQQPIEGSQWTGIVSTIAIEMLNRGLVEGVVCVQNTKEDRFQPMPVIARTPEEILAARVNKPTLSPNLSILEQVEKSGMKRLLVIGVGCQIQALRAVEKKLGLEKLYVLGTPCVDNVTRAGLQKFLETTSRSPETVVHYEFMQDFRIHFKHEDGSIEKVPFFGLKTNQLKDVFAPSCMSCFDYVNSLADLVVGYMGAPFGWQWIVVRNDTGKEMLDLVKDQIDTQPVMSQGNRKEAVQQGIPAYDKGVTLPMWVAKMMGVVIDKIGPKGLEYARFSIDSHFTRNYLYVKRNRGEKLEAHVPEYAKRIVGQYKLPD; from the coding sequence ATGACCTCTGTTGATTCTAGCAAGCATACAAAAGCCAAAGCCTTAAAACCCGGTAGCCGTCGCCCTGCCAAAGAACTGTGCAGTGAATGCGGACTATGTGACACATACTATATTCACTATGTCAAGGAAGCCTGCGCTTTTATCAACCAGCAGATAGACACCCTCGAAGAACAAAGCCATAGCCGTTCTCGGAATCTTGACAACCCCGAAGAACTTTACTTTGGGGTGCATCAAGAAATGATGGCAGCAAAGAAACAGCAGCCCATCGAAGGCTCACAATGGACAGGTATAGTCAGCACTATTGCGATCGAAATGCTGAATCGCGGATTAGTTGAAGGCGTTGTCTGTGTCCAAAATACCAAAGAAGACCGCTTCCAACCCATGCCTGTGATTGCTCGCACCCCAGAAGAAATACTGGCAGCACGAGTAAATAAACCAACACTCTCCCCCAACCTTTCTATCTTGGAACAGGTGGAAAAATCGGGGATGAAGCGACTACTAGTAATTGGTGTTGGTTGCCAAATCCAAGCACTCCGGGCAGTAGAAAAGAAACTGGGTTTAGAAAAGTTATACGTTTTAGGTACACCTTGCGTAGATAACGTTACCCGCGCCGGACTGCAAAAATTCTTAGAAACCACCAGCCGATCGCCTGAGACAGTAGTACACTACGAATTCATGCAAGACTTCCGCATTCATTTCAAGCATGAAGACGGCTCAATCGAGAAAGTACCATTCTTTGGCTTAAAAACCAACCAACTCAAAGATGTCTTTGCCCCTTCCTGCATGAGTTGCTTTGATTACGTCAACTCCCTAGCTGATTTAGTCGTCGGCTACATGGGCGCACCCTTCGGCTGGCAGTGGATTGTAGTCAGAAATGATACAGGCAAAGAAATGCTGGACTTGGTGAAAGACCAAATAGACACGCAACCTGTAATGTCTCAGGGGAACAGGAAAGAAGCTGTACAGCAAGGAATTCCTGCTTATGACAAAGGCGTAACCTTACCGATGTGGGTAGCGAAAATGATGGGTGTGGTGATTGATAAAATCGGCCCTAAAGGTTTGGAATATGCACGATTCTCGATTGATTCGCACTTTACACGCAATTATTTGTATGTGAAGCGGAATCGTGGGGAGAAGTTAGAGGCACACGTGCCGGAGTATGCTAAACGGATTGTTGGGCAGTATAAATTACCGGATTAA